The segment ACCGCGGGCACCCAGGTGCAGATCTGGGACTGCAACAGCCAACCGAACCAGCAGTGGACGCACACCGCCGCAAACCAGCTGGCCGTCTACTCCGGTGGCACGCAGATGTGCCTCGACGCGTACGACAACCAGACCGCACCCGGCACCAAGGCGATCATCTGGACCTGCAACAACCAGCCGAACCAGCAGTGGAGGGTGAACACCGACGGCACGATCACCAGCGTCCAGTCCGGACTCTGCCTCGACGTCACCGGCAGGTCCACCGCCAACGGCGCCCTGATCGACCTGTGGACCTGCAACGGCCAGAGCAACCAGCAATGGGCCCTGTGAAGCCCCCGCCGCGGCGGCCCGGCGCGCATCCCGGGCCCGCCGCCGTCCACCACGCCCCACGCCCCACGCCCACCCGACGAGCCGCAGGGAGCCCCCGTGCCTGACAGCCGCTGTCCGGACCACCCGACGCCCGCGCCCCCGCCCCGGGCCCGACTCCGCACGCTGGTCCGCGTGTTCGCCACCGTTCTGCTGGTCCTCGGCACCGTGACCGGCACCGGAGGACTCGCCGGCACCGCGCAGGCCGCCACCAGCGGCCCCTGCGACCTCTACGCGGCGGGCGGCACGCCCTGCGTCGCCGCGCACTCCACCACCCGCGCGCTCTACGCGGCGTACGGCGGAGCGCTCTACCAGGTCCGCCGGGCCTCGGACGGCAGGACGCAGAACATCGCCCCCGTCACCGCCGGGGGCGTCGCCGACGCGGCCGCCCAGGACGCCTTCTGCGCCGGCACCTCGTGCGTGGTCACGATCGTCTTCGACCAGTCCGGGCACGGGAACGACCTCGCCTACCAGGGCCCCGGCGGCGCCGGGGGCAGCGACACCCCGGCCAACGCCACCAGCGAGGCCCTCGCCCTCGGCGGGGCCAAGGCGTACTCGCTCTACATCAACCCCGGCAACAGCTACTGGCACGACGGCTCCTCCTCCGGGATGCCGCGGGGCAGCGCCCCCCAGGGCGCGTACATGGTGACCAGCGGGACGCACGTCAACGGCGGCTGCTGCTTCGACTACGGGAACAGCGAGACCGACCGCAGGGCGGACGGCGCCGGAGCCATGAACGCCATCTACTTCGGCACGAGTTGCTGGTTCGGCGGCTGCTCCGGGACCGGCCCGTGGGTGCAGGCCGACCTCGAGTACGGCCTGTACTCCGGCGGCAGCCAGTCCTGGAACCAGAACCAGCGGGCCTTCACCAGCCGCTACGTCACCGCGATGCTGAAGAACAACGGCACCACCCGCTTCGCCCTGAAGGGAGGCGACGCCCAGTCCGGCGGGCTCACCACGCTCTGGAACGGCGCGCTCCCGCCCGGCTACAGCCCGATGAAGCAGCAGGGCGCCATCATCCTCGGCAGCGGCGGCGACTGCTGCAACGGCAACACCAACCAGAGCCTGGGGACCTTCTACGAGGGCGCCGTCGTCAGCGGCTACCCGTCCGACGCCACGGACGACGCCGTCCAGGCCAACATCGCCGCGGCCGCCTACAGCACCGGCACCGGCAGCACCACCGGGCCGCTGCACGCCGTCGGCGCCGGAAAGTGCCTGGACGTCCCGGGCTCCAGCACCACCGGCGGCACCCAGACCCAGATCTACTCCTGCTCCGGCGGGGCGAACCAGACCTGGACCGCCACGCCCTCCGGCCAGCTGACGGTGTACTCCGGCAGCAGCCGACTGTGCCTCGACGCCGACGCCAAGGGCACCGCCAACGGCACCAAGGCGATCGTCTGGCCGTGCAACGGGCAGCCCAACCAGCAGTGGGTCCGCAACGCCAACGGCACCGTCACCGGCGTCCAGTCGGGGCTCTGCCTGGACGTCGGCGGAGCGTCGACGGCGAACGGCGCCGCCGTCCAGCTGTGGACCTGCAGCGGGCAGAGCAACCAGCAGTGGAAGCTCGGCTGAGCCCTTGACGGCCGACCGGCCCCCGCCCGGGACCACCCCGGGCGGGGGCCGCGGCCGACGGCGGGCCGGCGGACCGCCCGGCTCCTGCGGCGGTCCGCCCCGTGATCCCGCGCCTCGACCGCCTCCACGCGGGCCGCCCCGTGATCCCCCGCCTCGACCGCCTCCACGCGGGCCGCCCGGTCGCCGCGGACGGGGAACGGGCGGTGACGGACCTGCCACGCGTAGACCTCCGCCCGCGTGGACCGCGTGCCGTCCGTGACGAGGACCCGCGGGAGGGGCGCCGGGCCCGCGAGGTGGGGTCCGAGAACCCCGGGCGCCGCCGAGCGGCCGGTTCCGACGGTTCGGCCGGCCGTCGTTCGGGTCAGCCGGCCAGCTGCTGCAGCCATTCGCGCAGCAGGGCGGTCTCCGTGGCGCGCAGGGGGAGGCCGGGGTTCGCGGCCGACGGGGCGGTGGTGAGCGCGGCGTCGAGGGCGAGCGCGCGGGAGGCCAGGTCCGGGGCGGTGGGGGCGGGGGAGTCGGTGGTGACGGAGGCGAGGACGGTGTCGCGCAGGCGGGCGGAGACGGTCAGGTCCCGTTGCGTGGGCTCCTCGCCGATCAGGGCCAGGGTGGCCCCGGTCGTCGCCGCGTGGATGACCCGGGTGGCCGGGGCCACCGGGATCCGCAGGCGGCCGGCGTCGGCCGCGCGGTCCAGCAGGGACACCAGCAGGGCGTGCGCCTCGTCCGCGGCCGGGGGGCGCCGGCCGGGCCGCACGGTGCCGTACATGAGCACGTAGAACGCGGGGTGGCGCAGGCCGAAGTCGACGTGCAGGTCCCAGCCGCGGTGGAGGTCGGCCACCGGGTCGTCGTCGGGGGCCAGCGCCAGGGCCTCCCGCTTCTCGGCCAGGTACGTCTCGAACCCGTAGGCGGCCAGTTCGGACAGCAGCCCGTCCTTGTCGTCGAACAGCCGGTACAGCGCCGGGGCGGTGATGCCCGCGGCCGCGGCGACGGCGCGGGTGGAGACCGCCTCGCTGCCGCCCTCCTCCAGGAGTCCGGCGGCCACCTGCAGCACCTGGCGCCGCGCGGCGCGTCGTTCCTCGCTCATGGAACGACGATATCGCATCTTGCGTATCGGCGTCTTAACGGTGTTACTGTTCTAGCCGGAACAGTGATCCGGGCCGATCTCGGCCATCGGCACGTCCACCGGCACGTCCACCGAACAGGCCGCCCTCGCGGCAGGAGAGGCACACCCATGTCCGACATCTCGATCGTCATCGCGTCGTACTCCGGCTACGGCCACACCGCGCAGATCGCCACGGCCGTGGCCGACGGCGCACGCTCCCTCGCCGGGACGCGGGTCCACCGGGTGGACGTCGGCTCCCTCGGCGACGCCGACTGGGAGCTGCTGGACGCCGCGGACGCCATCGTCTTCGGCACCCCCACCTACATGGGCACCGCCTCCGGGGCCTTCCACGCCTTCGCCGAGGCCACCAGCAAGCGCTGGAGCGACCGCGCCTGGAGCGACAAGCTCGCCGCGGGATTCACCAACTCCGGCTCCATGAGCGGCGACAAGCTGCACACCCTGCAGTACCTCTCGCTGCTGGCCGCCCAGCACGGCATGCTCTGGGTGAGCCTGAACCTCCTGCCGGGCTGGAACACCACCACCTCCGACCCCGAGGACGACAACCGCCTGGGCTTCTACCTCGGCGCCGGCGCGCAGAGCTTCAACGACACCCCCGCCGTCCACGACGCGGACCTGCGCACCGCCCGCCACCTCGGCCGGCGCGTCGCCGAGCAGACCCGCATCCACCGGGCCGGCCTGGCCGCCGCGGCCCGCTGACGCCGCGACGCGCTGACGCCGCGACGCGCTGACACCGCCGCCAGCTGACGCCGCGGCCCGCCCGCAACCCACCCACTCACCACCACACACCCTCCGGTGCCGCCCCGCCGCGCCCCCGCCGCCCCCGGCGGGCGGCCGGCGGCGGGGCGGCGCCGGTCCTCCCGAGGAGTTCCCCATGCAGCACCGGACACTGGGAAACCAGGGCCTGGAGGTCTCGGCGATCGGCTACGGCGCGATGGGCCTGACGATGGCCTACGGGCCCACCGACGAAGGGACCGCCCTCGCCGCCCTGCGCCGCGCCCACGACCTGGGCGTCACCCTCTTCGACACCGCCGAGATGTACGGCGGGGGCACCGGGGCCAACGAGGCCCTGGTCGGCCGGGCGGTCAAGGGCTTCCGCGAGGACGTGGTCCTGGCGACCAAGTTCGGCGTCGACATGTCGGTGCCCGCGGAGCGGATCGGCCGGGCCCTCGACAGCAGGCCCGACACCATCCGCCGGGCCGCCGACACCAGCCTGCGCCACCTCGGCGTCGACCACATCGACGTCCTCTACCAGCACCGCGTCGACCCCGCGGTGCCCGTCGAGGAAGTCGCGGGCACCGTCAAGGAGTTGATCGACGCGGGCAAGGTGAGGTACTTCGGCCTCAGCGAGGCCGGACCCGAGACGCTCCGCCGGGCGCACGCCGTGCAGCCGGTCTCCGTCCTGCAGACCGAGTACTCCCTGTTCGAACGGGACGTCGAGCAACTCCTCCCCGTCCTGGACGAGTTGGGCATCGGCCTGGTCGCCTACTCCCCGCTCGGCCGCGGGTTCATCACCGGCACCGCCGCACCCGCCGGCCGGTACCCGGCCGGCGACCTGCGCAACACCGACCCGCGCTGGCAGCCGGGCAACTTCGAGCGCAACGCCGAGGCCGTCTGCCGGCTCGCCGCACTCGCGGCGGCCAAAGGCGCCACCGTCGCCCAACTGGCCCTGGCCTGGCTCCTGTCCCGCGGCGAGCACCTCGTGCCGATCCCCGGCACCCGCGACCCGCGGCGCCTCGAGGAGAACGTCGAAGGCGCCGACCTCGTCCTCACCGGCGCCGACCTGGCGGCCGTCGACGAGATCCTGCCCCGGGGCGGCTTCGGCGCCCGCTACGCCGAAGGGCACCTGCCGACCTGGATCTGAGCCCGGCGGGGGACCAGCGGCCGCCGCTCCGGCCGCGGGAGCCCCCGGACCCCGCCGAGCCGTCGACCCGCCGGTCCGCAACTGCCGCTGTCGCCTGACACGGAGGCGTGCGGTGCGGGAAGATGACGGACCGGCAGGAAGCGAAGGGGAGCACAGTGACCGATCCGTCCGAAACCATGGTGGGGCTGGCCGATGCGATCGAGGCGCTCCGGACGGAGCTGCTGAAGGCCTGGGGCGGCGGCGGGGTGCGCCCGCTGCGGTTCAAGCCGGCGCCGGTCGAGCTCACGGTGCAGGTGGCCGTCACGGACGCGAAGAAGGGGACGGCGGGGGTCAAGTGGTGGGTGGTCCAGGCCGGGGGAGAGCTGTCGCGGCAGTCCGTGGCCACCCAGACCCTCAAGCTGGTGCTCGAACCGGTCGCCTTCACACCGGACGGGCAGCAGACCGAGTTCTTCATCTCGGACACCGACTCGGACGCGGACTCGGACGCCGACGGCGGCGGTGACGGGCCGCCGGCCGGGCGGGAGCAGGCGCTGGGCGACCGTGAGTAGCGCGCCGGGCCATGTTCGAGACTGACCGGGTCGTCCTGCTCCGCTACGACGTCGACGGCGAGCCCCAGGTGGGGACCGGCCTGCGGGTGGGCGGGGAGACCGTCCTGACGGCGGACCACTGCGCGGGCGGGAGCAACCTGCGCGCCGTCCGGGACGGGCGCGAGTTCCCGGCCCAGGTGGTGGTCCGCACGCACCGCAGCGACGTGGACCTGGCCGTGCTGCGGGCGCCGGGCATCGGCGCCAAGGAGCCGATGGGGTTCGCCCGGGTCGACCGGAGCGTCGCCGGGTCGGTCCGCGACTGCCAGGCGGTCGGCTTCCCGCGCTGGAAGCGGGACGCGCGCAACGGGCGCACCACGGCCCAGCCGTGCGGCTGGGTCCCGACCGCGGAGGGCATCGCGGTGGGCGGGCCGGGCGGCGCCCCGGTCGGCCTGCTGTCGTTCAAGATGTCCGGGCCCGAGATCCCGCTGCACCCCACCTCGGTGGGGACCCTCGGCGCGGGCAGCCCGTGGGGCGGCATGTCGGGCGCCGCCGTGGTCGGCTCCGGTCTGGTCATCGGCGTGGTGCGCAGCCACAACCTGTCCGAGGGCACCGGCTCGCTGACCCTGACCCCGGTGGACGCCATCGACCACCTGGCACCGGACACCAGGGACCGGATGTGGGCGGCCCTGGGCGTCCCGGACCCCGCCGCGCTCCCCGTCCTCCCCGGCCCGGCCGGCGGCCCCCCGGCACCCGCCGCACCCGCCGCCGTGGCACCCGCCGCCGCGCCCGCCGCCGCCCGCTCCCGGGCCGGCGTGGTGCGGGACCTGACGGTCAAGTGGGTGCAGAGCGGCCCCCCGGTGGCCGTGCTGCAGGGGTTCTCCGGCGTCGGCAAGACCCGGGCCGCGCTGAAGATCAAGGACGCCCACCCCCGGCGCAGCTTCATCGACGTGGAACTCTCGGCGGGCGTCCACACCCTCGAGCAGCTCCTGATCCTGGTCGGCGGGGCGTTCGCCGAAGCCGGGAAGGTCGGCGTGCTGCTCGGCACCGACCCGGTGCGGGACATCGCGGACAGCCTCAGGGACGGGACGGTCCTGCTCCTCGACGACTTCCACCGCTGCTTCGTCGACGGCTCCGGCGCGCCCGCGCCCGAGGTCCAGCACCTGGTCAACGCGGTGGCGCGGCGGATCCACGGCACCGGCGGGCGGATCCTCCTGGTCGCGGACCAGGC is part of the Kitasatospora cineracea genome and harbors:
- a CDS encoding arabinofuranosidase catalytic domain-containing protein, which produces MFATVLLVLGTVTGTGGLAGTAQAATSGPCDLYAAGGTPCVAAHSTTRALYAAYGGALYQVRRASDGRTQNIAPVTAGGVADAAAQDAFCAGTSCVVTIVFDQSGHGNDLAYQGPGGAGGSDTPANATSEALALGGAKAYSLYINPGNSYWHDGSSSGMPRGSAPQGAYMVTSGTHVNGGCCFDYGNSETDRRADGAGAMNAIYFGTSCWFGGCSGTGPWVQADLEYGLYSGGSQSWNQNQRAFTSRYVTAMLKNNGTTRFALKGGDAQSGGLTTLWNGALPPGYSPMKQQGAIILGSGGDCCNGNTNQSLGTFYEGAVVSGYPSDATDDAVQANIAAAAYSTGTGSTTGPLHAVGAGKCLDVPGSSTTGGTQTQIYSCSGGANQTWTATPSGQLTVYSGSSRLCLDADAKGTANGTKAIVWPCNGQPNQQWVRNANGTVTGVQSGLCLDVGGASTANGAAVQLWTCSGQSNQQWKLG
- a CDS encoding TetR/AcrR family transcriptional regulator, yielding MSEERRAARRQVLQVAAGLLEEGGSEAVSTRAVAAAAGITAPALYRLFDDKDGLLSELAAYGFETYLAEKREALALAPDDDPVADLHRGWDLHVDFGLRHPAFYVLMYGTVRPGRRPPAADEAHALLVSLLDRAADAGRLRIPVAPATRVIHAATTGATLALIGEEPTQRDLTVSARLRDTVLASVTTDSPAPTAPDLASRALALDAALTTAPSAANPGLPLRATETALLREWLQQLAG
- a CDS encoding flavodoxin family protein, with the protein product MSDISIVIASYSGYGHTAQIATAVADGARSLAGTRVHRVDVGSLGDADWELLDAADAIVFGTPTYMGTASGAFHAFAEATSKRWSDRAWSDKLAAGFTNSGSMSGDKLHTLQYLSLLAAQHGMLWVSLNLLPGWNTTTSDPEDDNRLGFYLGAGAQSFNDTPAVHDADLRTARHLGRRVAEQTRIHRAGLAAAAR
- a CDS encoding aldo/keto reductase; translation: MQHRTLGNQGLEVSAIGYGAMGLTMAYGPTDEGTALAALRRAHDLGVTLFDTAEMYGGGTGANEALVGRAVKGFREDVVLATKFGVDMSVPAERIGRALDSRPDTIRRAADTSLRHLGVDHIDVLYQHRVDPAVPVEEVAGTVKELIDAGKVRYFGLSEAGPETLRRAHAVQPVSVLQTEYSLFERDVEQLLPVLDELGIGLVAYSPLGRGFITGTAAPAGRYPAGDLRNTDPRWQPGNFERNAEAVCRLAALAAAKGATVAQLALAWLLSRGEHLVPIPGTRDPRRLEENVEGADLVLTGADLAAVDEILPRGGFGARYAEGHLPTWI
- a CDS encoding trypco2 family protein, which gives rise to MTDPSETMVGLADAIEALRTELLKAWGGGGVRPLRFKPAPVELTVQVAVTDAKKGTAGVKWWVVQAGGELSRQSVATQTLKLVLEPVAFTPDGQQTEFFISDTDSDADSDADGGGDGPPAGREQALGDRE